A region of the Lysobacter sp. K5869 genome:
GCATGCACGTGCCCGACGTGGTGCTGCTCGATTTGATGATGCCCGGCATCGGCGGCGTCGCCGCCGCGCGCGGCATCCGCGCGGCCAGCCCGCGCAGCCACATCATGGTGCTGACCTCCTCCGACGACGAGGCGCTGGCGTTCGCCGCGATAGAAGCCGGCGCGCAGTCGTTCCTGCCCAAGTCGACGCGCGGCGAAACCCTGCTGCAAGCGATCCGCCACGCCGCGCTCGGCGAATCGACCCTGCACCCGTCCATCGCCCGGCGCATCCTCGAACGCATGCAGCGCGCGCGGCGGCCGGCGGCGGATCCGTTCGCGCAGCTGACCGAGCGCGAGCTGGACGTGCTGCGGCGATTGGCCGAGGGTGGCAGCAATGCGCGGATCGCGGCGAGCCTGGCGATCAGCGAGAAGACGGTGAAGGCGCATCTGAGCAATCTGATGTCGAAGCTGCAGGTGACGGATCGGACTCAGGCGGTGGCGTTCGCTTGGCGCGAGGGATTGATGCGCAAGAAAGAATGAGCGCGCGGCCGGGCCGTGTAGGAGCGGCGTGAGCCGCGACCGCAACCGTTCCGGCGCGATGAAAGCTTCGCGGCAGTTGCATTGCCGCGGTCGCAGCTTGCGCAGCGCCTACAGTCGGATACGAAACTGCCCGGAGCCCCCTGTAGGAGCTGCGCAAGCTGCGACCGCGCCAATGCAACCGCGACGAACCTCCAACCCAGCCCCGACCGCCGGATCGCTCCGGCGGCCGACGCTCTCAACCCCTCACCGCCCCGCCGCCCACTGCGCCGTACGCCGCAAGGCCCGCCCGTAGCTCCCCGCGCTCTCCTTCGCCGGATACACCGCCGCCGCCAGATCCGGCGGCAACCCGCGCGCTTCGTACGATTCGCCCCACGCGTCGCGGTACACCTCGTTGGACAGGCTGAAGCTCCAGCCGTTCGGCAAGAACTTCGCCAACCCGTCGGAGAAAATCCCCTGCGTCGGCTGCCCGACCTGCACCACCTGCGGCAACGCCCGCATCATCAGGGTGAAGGTCTCGCCGGCGCTGCAGGTGAATTCGCTGGTCAGCAGATACACCGGCTTGAGGTAGCGCGACGTCCCGCCCGGCGCGATCCGCAGCGGCTGCGGCTGCACGCGCGGATCGGGGTAGGGGTGCTTGCGGTAGGCCAGCCGCTCGCGGTCGGCGAAGCGTGAGGCGATCTCGGCCGAGACCAGGTCCAGCCCGCCGAGATTGTGGGCGATGTCGAACACCAGCGCGCGCGTGCCCTGCAGGTGCGACAGCGCTTCGTCCACCGCCTGGCCCGCCGCGGCGCGCTGGGCTTCCTCGCTACCGCCGTAGCCGGCCATCGCGGTGACCGCGAGATAGCCGACGTTGCCGGGCAGCCGGCCCCACACCACGCGGCCGTCGAGCGCGCTGCCGCGCGTGCCGGGCAGCAGCTGCGCGTCGGCCTGCACGCGTTCCTGCGCGATCCAGGTCTGCATCCAATCCAGGAAC
Encoded here:
- a CDS encoding S41 family peptidase; amino-acid sequence: MKPVFSAPRRCALAAAALLAAAPVFAAPPTLPPVPESALHPVVANGAIAAGARGIWAVPGYGDIYALSASGASMYQYADGLCWRVPADSDTILDKVVRYYARSPRPRDFIIASSPQATQLHAVELPRLPAACTAPLDRSKPLYTFDAVSLTLKRLYAYNQERHLDWNARIARLRPSAARARSDAELKPVMAELLRGVDDLHTALLGEIDGRGFEIQSQRGAHFTRLRQRYDQLPPQPESFLDWMQTWIAQERVQADAQLLPGTRGSALDGRVVWGRLPGNVGYLAVTAMAGYGGSEEAQRAAAGQAVDEALSHLQGTRALVFDIAHNLGGLDLVSAEIASRFADRERLAYRKHPYPDPRVQPQPLRIAPGGTSRYLKPVYLLTSEFTCSAGETFTLMMRALPQVVQVGQPTQGIFSDGLAKFLPNGWSFSLSNEVYRDAWGESYEARGLPPDLAAAVYPAKESAGSYGRALRRTAQWAAGR
- a CDS encoding response regulator transcription factor, yielding METTTLLVADDHAVVREGIRSLLRLAPGFVVVAEADDGEDAVAMARMHVPDVVLLDLMMPGIGGVAAARGIRAASPRSHIMVLTSSDDEALAFAAIEAGAQSFLPKSTRGETLLQAIRHAALGESTLHPSIARRILERMQRARRPAADPFAQLTERELDVLRRLAEGGSNARIAASLAISEKTVKAHLSNLMSKLQVTDRTQAVAFAWREGLMRKKE